TAGGCCGCGCGAAGTCGCGTCCAATCCCAAGAGTTGCACAAGCCTAAAACCTCAGCGGTTTCGCTCTATCAAGTATATCATCATAAAAATGAGTAGCAGGTTTTCATCTCCTGATACTCAACTTCATGCTCAACAGCTCATGTATCTTTGGTCAAATTGTTAAGGCGTTTTCCGTCGATGTACTCACAACATATGGTCTATCTGAATAGGTTCCAGATAATGGTATTGTCTGCACCAAGACTCCACAGCAATACAACGGCGGCTAGTAAAACCTCTAGTACTAATACACCAATGGCTAGCGTCGTGCTTGATATAATAAAGCCCTGTTGATTACTTATGCCTAAAAAGCTTGGTGTACCACGATAGAGTAAATAGCCTGTATAACAAATGCCCATAATGCAGGCGAGTGTACATAACCAAATCATAGGGTATATCGCAAACAGGCCACTTAAAAACATCGGTGTGGCAATATAACCGGCAAAGACAATACATTCATTTCTGCTTGGGCAATTAGGGTATTTACGCGCCAACCCATGGATCAAACTACCGACTATTGTCACTGCCGTTAAAATTAACACATAAAATAAAATTCCTAGGCTTAAACCGCTCTCCATTGAGACCTTGATTGTGTCTTCACCACCAAAAGTCCAGCCAAACTGTGTCGTACCAATAAAAGTACTGACCACTGGGATCGCCGCCAACCACAGTACATGACTGGTGTACAAATGACTGACCGTTTCATGTTCATTACTTATGTTGCGCCATTCTTTATCAGGATGATGTACAAGTCCCCAAACGTGATTAATCATGCTTCCTCCTCGCTTTTTTCAAGCTACAGTTTTTTCTAAAACCTAAGGTTACTGGCACACTATGGTGTGTCTTAAATAACAGTATAGGAGGTAAGCGCATATTTGCTTTATTCGGTGCTCTTTTTATTATCCTTTAGTGAATGGTAACTGCAGTTAAGAGTGTTTGCGCAATCATCATAAAAATCGCTGGCTTAGTTACTTTTCTCAAATAAGAGCAATATTTTTTACCCTTTATATATTCAATGTAATGATTTAAAGACTAAACCAGTTATTGCTATGACCCCCAATTACTGAGACCCTAAATAGTGATCGATTAACGCTCGACTAACGTATTGACGTTGTTACTTTTTTTATTAGAGATCTATTATGTGGTTTAGTTCGAAAATTAGTCGGAAAGCGCTAGCATTGCAGC
The Shewanella vesiculosa DNA segment above includes these coding regions:
- a CDS encoding Yip1 family protein, coding for MINHVWGLVHHPDKEWRNISNEHETVSHLYTSHVLWLAAIPVVSTFIGTTQFGWTFGGEDTIKVSMESGLSLGILFYVLILTAVTIVGSLIHGLARKYPNCPSRNECIVFAGYIATPMFLSGLFAIYPMIWLCTLACIMGICYTGYLLYRGTPSFLGISNQQGFIISSTTLAIGVLVLEVLLAAVVLLWSLGADNTIIWNLFR